In one window of Planctomycetaceae bacterium DNA:
- a CDS encoding NAD(P)/FAD-dependent oxidoreductase yields MKYDCIIIGGGHNGLVCAAYLARAGRRVLVLERRPFPGGACVTEELWPGFRISTAAYVVSLLLPEIERDLDLKRHGYEVLRRVPSSFTPFEDGRHLFLGPDAAQNQSEIGKFSQRDAERFPQYEKLLTQIAEKLEPVLSNTPPDLLPMPAEWRRTSWGKKLRDFRTSASIYRAFGTLGNRLPEAIELLTGAARPILDRWFESDELKGTLATDAIIGNFQSVSAPGTAYVLLHHVMGSSGGARGVWGYVRGGMGQLSEAIASAAREAGAEIRFESEVAEILAEQGLVKGVRLTTGECFESSTVASGVDANLTFRKFLSEHHLPEDFRQAVDRIDYSSACVKINLAMSELPKFSCLNGKFDSGSSPGPQHNGTIHINARMQDLEDAWFDAVSGRPSRKPIVEMTIPTSVDSTIAPPGMHIASMFVQYAPYHLGNGTWDDHREAFADACIEQVNRFAPNFAASVVHRQILTPVDIERIYGLTGGNIFQGAMPLHQLFSMRPVAGWSDYRTPLEGLYLCGSAAHPGGGVMGACGRNAALEILRDHR; encoded by the coding sequence ATGAAATACGACTGCATCATCATCGGCGGTGGACACAATGGCCTTGTGTGTGCTGCCTATCTTGCCCGCGCTGGGCGTAGAGTCCTGGTTCTGGAACGCCGACCCTTTCCCGGAGGAGCGTGCGTGACGGAAGAACTTTGGCCAGGCTTTCGAATTTCGACGGCGGCTTATGTCGTCAGCCTGTTGTTGCCTGAAATCGAACGTGATCTCGATTTGAAGCGTCACGGTTACGAAGTCCTTCGTCGAGTGCCTTCGTCATTCACTCCGTTTGAGGATGGTCGTCATCTGTTTCTTGGCCCGGATGCGGCTCAGAATCAATCGGAAATCGGTAAGTTCTCGCAACGTGATGCGGAACGCTTTCCGCAGTATGAAAAACTGCTCACGCAGATTGCGGAGAAACTGGAACCGGTGCTCAGCAATACGCCGCCCGATCTGTTGCCTATGCCTGCTGAATGGCGACGCACATCCTGGGGAAAAAAACTGCGTGACTTCCGGACCAGTGCATCGATCTACCGCGCTTTTGGTACGTTGGGCAATCGATTGCCGGAGGCGATCGAACTCCTGACCGGCGCGGCGCGACCGATTCTTGATCGCTGGTTCGAGTCTGATGAACTCAAGGGGACGCTCGCCACCGATGCCATCATTGGCAACTTTCAGAGCGTGTCAGCTCCCGGGACGGCTTACGTTTTACTCCATCACGTGATGGGTTCGTCCGGTGGAGCTCGCGGAGTCTGGGGCTATGTTCGGGGCGGAATGGGGCAGCTGTCGGAAGCCATCGCCAGTGCTGCTCGCGAGGCCGGTGCGGAAATTCGATTCGAGTCAGAAGTGGCCGAAATTCTGGCGGAACAAGGCCTGGTGAAAGGCGTGCGTCTGACGACCGGCGAATGCTTTGAATCATCAACTGTCGCGTCCGGTGTTGATGCCAACCTGACCTTCCGAAAATTTCTCAGCGAACATCACCTGCCGGAAGATTTCCGTCAGGCCGTTGATCGAATCGACTACAGCAGTGCGTGTGTCAAGATTAACCTGGCGATGAGTGAGCTTCCAAAGTTCTCTTGTCTGAATGGGAAGTTCGATTCGGGCTCATCGCCTGGCCCGCAGCACAACGGCACAATTCACATCAATGCCCGCATGCAGGACCTGGAAGACGCCTGGTTCGATGCTGTCAGTGGAAGGCCTTCGCGCAAGCCAATCGTCGAAATGACAATTCCAACATCGGTGGATTCCACGATCGCCCCGCCGGGAATGCACATTGCATCGATGTTTGTGCAGTACGCTCCTTACCATCTCGGCAACGGAACCTGGGACGATCATCGCGAAGCATTTGCAGATGCGTGCATCGAACAGGTGAATCGTTTCGCTCCAAACTTTGCAGCGTCTGTGGTTCACCGACAGATATTGACGCCCGTAGATATCGAACGCATTTACGGCCTGACCGGCGGGAACATCTTTCAGGGCGCCATGCCGCTGCATCAACTGTTCAGCATGCGACCTGTCGCTGGCTGGAGCGACTATCGGACTCCACTGGAAGGACTCTACCTTTGTGGAAGCGCAGCGCATCCGGGTGGTGGCGTGATGGGGGCCTGCGGGCGCAATGCGGCCCTGGAAATCCTGCGGGATCACCGTTGA
- a CDS encoding EthD family reductase, translated as MIRLLVLYGHPDDPEAFDRYYKEIHIPLAKRMVGLRRWTIGKVQGLADGTPSPWYYMADLVAESREQLDEILASPEGQAAVADVPNYATGGVTFVYTEIEDVI; from the coding sequence ATGATCAGACTGCTCGTCCTGTACGGACACCCCGATGATCCGGAAGCCTTTGATCGCTATTACAAGGAAATCCACATCCCACTTGCAAAACGCATGGTCGGCCTCCGGCGGTGGACAATTGGGAAAGTTCAGGGGTTGGCAGACGGAACTCCGTCGCCGTGGTATTACATGGCAGATCTGGTCGCAGAATCGCGAGAACAGCTGGACGAAATCCTCGCGTCACCCGAAGGGCAGGCGGCCGTGGCGGATGTCCCCAATTACGCAACCGGCGGCGTCACCTTCGTCTACACAGAGATCGAAGATGTCATCTAA
- a CDS encoding tetratricopeptide repeat protein, with translation MENPDKHPALPLHRMRVYNPGRMTDVEIELAFVARRDTLQRILQDVTAEEPNGRPQHHLIIGQRGMGKTTLLLRIAAALRSEQYRHKFIPLVFAEEQYSVDRLSRFWLNCLDALADSCERERLQDDAERIDRIISDLPRSAGSTMEKDHAAAVAALDAFMQESATLNRRPVLLVDNLQMVFSRTVQQQHEFRETLMRPGAPIVVAAAPQRPPELDDYGAAFYDQFKSHYLRPLTADGMREVMLSLADQAGRNDIRQHIVQNFGRLQALHQLTGGNPRTTVLLFHLYAEDCSPSVADDLEKLLDDVTALYKARFEDLPHQQQLIVSAIAEHWDPVDSRTLCQTTGLAAGKVSSQLDRLMKTGVIEDVELYGTTRRGYQLAERFFNVWFLMRHASRRQRRQIAFLTRFLETLYEPTERESIARQMSLERGMSRGRMLMSLAVADTLVDCPLKSDLTRNTQLEALEQQRRTAQAEADRLLNLKDVSNEVQEFDQLRNRLRDRLGIELSHRVLGDWRFLTSGRREQLAARAAFSDDERALITKELESNRVLDEKLYSPETLDWLAERMSSGQLCSAVHAAEWERAIDAADHHAERIRMILGAMPESVAAQLTEKTQDLAARILQPTADADAEEFYQYAVYLHLKLRRYTDSEAAYRTAIQRDPAFARPWNGLGALLKNCLQRYEEAEDAYRRAIELDPSNAWPWNNLGNLLQYHLDRYEEAESAYRRAIDLDPSYAWPWIGLGNLYCDALHRFQDADDAFTKAMDSEATRISALLNRIFLQRDFLGDPEAARRLMESVPDDHSAWFHDTFLLHQAVFCAYDQNWGLAAERLEQALDQLHDGLPAYTADDWSRTAAVLLHLNYGQPMLSLLEKRGDERRLRPFYEAVRAHVGGDRRLLLNIAVEVRQAAEWIFDQIALRRRWLPESTMAKRE, from the coding sequence ATGGAGAATCCTGACAAACATCCGGCTCTGCCGCTGCATCGCATGCGGGTTTACAATCCCGGACGCATGACGGATGTGGAAATTGAACTGGCTTTTGTGGCTCGCAGGGACACGCTTCAGAGAATTCTGCAGGACGTGACTGCTGAGGAGCCAAACGGCCGACCGCAGCATCATTTGATTATTGGTCAGCGCGGTATGGGTAAGACGACTCTGTTGTTGCGCATCGCTGCCGCGCTGCGCAGTGAACAGTATCGCCATAAGTTCATTCCACTTGTTTTTGCGGAAGAACAGTATTCCGTGGATCGTTTGTCACGATTCTGGCTGAACTGTCTGGATGCGCTGGCGGACAGTTGCGAACGTGAGCGCCTGCAGGACGATGCCGAACGGATCGACAGGATTATTTCCGATCTCCCGCGATCAGCCGGTTCCACGATGGAGAAAGATCACGCGGCAGCGGTCGCAGCGCTGGATGCGTTCATGCAGGAATCGGCCACACTGAATCGGCGCCCGGTTCTGCTGGTTGATAATCTGCAAATGGTGTTCTCCCGCACTGTCCAGCAGCAGCATGAATTCCGTGAAACTCTGATGCGTCCCGGGGCCCCGATTGTGGTGGCTGCCGCTCCACAGCGTCCTCCCGAGCTGGATGATTACGGAGCTGCGTTTTACGACCAGTTCAAGAGTCACTACCTGCGTCCGCTGACAGCAGACGGAATGCGGGAAGTGATGTTGTCACTTGCTGATCAGGCGGGCCGAAACGACATTCGCCAGCACATTGTGCAGAATTTCGGGCGACTCCAGGCGCTCCATCAGCTCACCGGAGGTAACCCACGAACAACGGTCCTGCTGTTTCATTTGTATGCGGAAGATTGTTCTCCATCGGTTGCGGACGATCTGGAAAAACTGCTGGATGATGTGACGGCGTTATACAAGGCACGGTTTGAGGACCTTCCACACCAGCAGCAGTTGATTGTGAGTGCGATTGCAGAACACTGGGATCCAGTCGACAGCCGCACCCTCTGTCAGACAACCGGACTGGCAGCCGGAAAAGTCAGCAGCCAGCTCGATCGACTGATGAAGACGGGCGTGATTGAAGATGTCGAACTTTACGGTACGACTCGTCGGGGCTATCAGTTGGCGGAGCGATTCTTCAATGTCTGGTTCTTGATGAGACACGCGTCTCGTCGGCAGCGCCGGCAAATTGCATTTCTGACCCGTTTCCTGGAAACGCTCTACGAACCCACGGAACGCGAAAGCATCGCTCGACAGATGTCACTGGAACGCGGCATGAGTCGTGGTCGAATGCTGATGAGTCTTGCTGTGGCCGATACGCTGGTAGATTGTCCGCTGAAATCGGACCTCACACGCAACACGCAGCTGGAAGCGCTGGAGCAGCAGCGAAGGACCGCTCAGGCAGAAGCGGACCGTCTTCTGAACCTGAAGGACGTGTCGAATGAAGTTCAGGAATTCGATCAGCTGCGAAATCGACTTCGAGACCGCCTGGGGATCGAACTCAGCCACCGCGTCCTGGGTGACTGGCGTTTTCTGACGTCGGGACGAAGAGAACAGCTGGCCGCCAGAGCCGCGTTTTCTGACGATGAACGCGCACTGATCACGAAGGAGCTGGAATCCAATCGAGTACTGGATGAGAAGTTGTATTCACCGGAGACGCTGGACTGGCTTGCAGAGCGAATGAGCTCCGGACAACTGTGTTCCGCAGTGCACGCAGCGGAATGGGAGCGGGCCATCGATGCGGCAGATCACCACGCGGAACGCATTCGAATGATTCTGGGTGCCATGCCCGAATCAGTGGCAGCACAGTTGACGGAGAAAACACAGGACCTTGCCGCGAGAATTCTTCAGCCGACTGCGGACGCCGATGCAGAGGAGTTCTACCAGTACGCTGTTTACCTGCATTTGAAACTCAGGAGATATACAGATTCAGAAGCGGCTTACCGGACGGCCATTCAGCGCGATCCTGCGTTTGCCAGACCGTGGAATGGGCTGGGGGCTCTGCTGAAGAACTGCCTTCAACGCTATGAAGAAGCAGAAGACGCCTACCGACGCGCCATAGAACTTGACCCATCGAATGCATGGCCGTGGAACAACCTGGGGAATCTGCTTCAGTATCATCTTGATCGTTATGAAGAGGCGGAAAGTGCCTACCGTCGAGCCATTGATCTGGACCCTTCGTATGCCTGGCCGTGGATTGGTTTGGGAAATCTCTATTGCGACGCGCTGCACAGGTTTCAGGATGCTGATGATGCATTTACGAAAGCCATGGATTCTGAGGCCACCCGAATTTCTGCGTTGCTGAACCGCATTTTTCTGCAGCGAGATTTTCTGGGAGATCCGGAGGCTGCTCGCCGCCTGATGGAGAGCGTCCCGGACGACCATTCGGCGTGGTTTCATGACACGTTTCTGCTGCATCAGGCTGTCTTTTGCGCCTACGATCAGAACTGGGGACTTGCCGCAGAACGACTGGAGCAGGCTCTGGACCAGCTGCATGATGGACTTCCGGCTTACACGGCCGACGACTGGTCGCGCACCGCAGCAGTACTGCTGCATCTGAACTATGGGCAGCCAATGCTGTCTTTGCTGGAAAAGCGCGGTGATGAGCGACGACTGCGACCGTTCTATGAGGCCGTTCGAGCTCACGTGGGCGGCGACCGGCGTCTGTTGTTGAACATTGCCGTCGAAGTGCGTCAGGCTGCCGAATGGATTTTCGACCAGATTGCCCTGCGAAGAAGATGGCTTCCCGAATCCACGATGGCAAAACGGGAGTGA
- a CDS encoding UTP--glucose-1-phosphate uridylyltransferase has translation MPSLIDIITSSDANIRDASLDRFCSDLTAQQLLAECAVLDTFRRRADNLYERVRALFFLYAIHRFHMPGQLAGRECGTIPYNGYEHLLNRRFPEAIDVFLTRQHQDGPSITLSSALAEAYHKLAFQTLADQVRRSVRTVRGNQWMFRTGHPEDVPLRIRPELLRTGEDISGYPVLRERTAVRMDFSHSGWSDIFFLGMDFPEGARVINASVDLAVRGRHQKPVPPIDCSLRVIDEPVLRLVSIDLDARVEIENINEVFDFARDYLGLLKGAIIAAGIIPPGMEGCGGRIADVFSRMIGPGLGLEVVSRVNDIPKGSRLAVSTNLLGSLISICMRATGQVSALTGELAESDRRIVAARAILGEWIGGSGGGWQDSGGVWPGIKLIQGSIAEADDPEFGISRGRLMPKHHVFTQQEVSAETRARLQDSLVLVHGGMAQNVGPILEMVTEKYLLRSEAEWAARKDAIGLLDDITKALKAGDIPGVGRATHRNFHEPLQAIIPWCSNAYTERLVQECQAKYGSNFHGFWMLGGMAGGGMGFIFDPAVRSEAQDWLQVKMVEVKRSMEASVPFAMDPVVYDFAINDHGTFAELRHDGDVPIGYHALMVPAWLRKGISELSPMVRSELERVGNACRDAGSSGQHSDLAVRLINRILPTTAREAEQSGRLEDLLRDNGFDPVAHEQLREDLKSGRLGLSQNRLHSNVRIEDVAATDIMDARRTIAPDIVELGRNALSNGEVGVITLAAGVGSRWTQGAGVVKALNPFCRMAGRYRSFLDIHFAKTRKVAREFGRQPVHIVTTGYLTDAPIRHEVEKRYAGQNVKVSRGASVGLRMIPTVRDLQFAWEEVAQQVLDQQKEKVKISLRAALINWARTAGEAADYTDNLPWQCMHPVGHWYEIPNLLRNGTLKDVLAEQPQLKYLLLHNIDTLGASLDAGCLGLHIQSNADLSFEVISRRLEDRGGGLAKVDGRVRLVEGLAMPREDEEFKLSWYNSMSTWIDIDRLLTAFGLTRSCLNDSKRIDEAIRELGRRMPTYITLKDVKKRWGHGQEDIFPVSQFEKLWGDMTALSDVNSRFIAVPTVRGQQLKDPAQLDGWLRDGSAAQVETLCQW, from the coding sequence ATGCCATCACTCATCGACATCATCACATCCTCGGACGCCAACATCCGGGATGCTTCGCTGGACCGTTTCTGCAGCGACCTGACCGCTCAACAATTACTGGCGGAATGCGCAGTGCTGGACACGTTTCGTCGCAGGGCCGATAACCTTTACGAACGTGTTCGAGCCCTGTTCTTTCTCTACGCGATCCATCGTTTTCACATGCCGGGTCAACTGGCTGGACGCGAATGCGGAACCATCCCCTATAATGGCTATGAACATCTGCTGAATCGTCGTTTCCCGGAAGCCATTGACGTCTTCCTGACTCGACAACATCAGGACGGACCGTCCATCACGCTGAGCAGTGCTTTGGCAGAAGCCTATCACAAGCTGGCATTTCAAACGCTGGCGGATCAGGTTCGCCGTAGCGTGCGCACGGTCCGGGGCAACCAGTGGATGTTTCGAACAGGACATCCCGAAGACGTTCCCCTGCGCATTCGCCCTGAGCTACTGCGCACGGGTGAAGATATCAGTGGCTACCCGGTTCTTCGCGAACGAACAGCCGTCCGCATGGACTTCTCGCACAGCGGCTGGAGCGACATCTTCTTTCTGGGAATGGACTTTCCGGAAGGCGCACGGGTAATCAACGCTTCGGTGGATCTGGCTGTCCGTGGCCGACATCAGAAGCCGGTTCCACCCATCGACTGCAGCCTTCGTGTCATCGATGAACCAGTCCTTCGGCTGGTCAGTATCGACCTGGACGCCCGAGTCGAAATTGAAAACATCAACGAAGTCTTCGACTTTGCCCGTGACTATCTGGGACTACTAAAAGGTGCCATCATTGCCGCAGGGATCATACCGCCGGGCATGGAAGGTTGCGGCGGAAGAATCGCGGACGTGTTTTCGCGGATGATCGGACCGGGACTGGGTCTGGAAGTTGTGAGTCGCGTGAACGACATCCCGAAAGGATCGCGGCTGGCCGTTTCGACAAATCTTCTTGGATCATTGATTTCAATCTGCATGCGAGCTACCGGGCAGGTCTCGGCCCTGACCGGGGAACTTGCCGAATCGGACCGCCGCATTGTGGCCGCCCGTGCGATCCTGGGAGAATGGATCGGTGGTTCGGGCGGAGGCTGGCAGGATTCAGGCGGCGTTTGGCCAGGCATCAAGCTGATTCAGGGAAGTATCGCAGAAGCGGATGATCCTGAATTCGGAATTAGTCGCGGGCGACTAATGCCAAAACATCACGTGTTCACTCAGCAGGAAGTCAGCGCGGAAACACGAGCGAGACTGCAGGACAGTCTGGTCCTTGTTCACGGCGGAATGGCTCAAAACGTCGGGCCAATTCTGGAAATGGTGACGGAGAAATATCTGTTGCGATCCGAAGCCGAATGGGCGGCGCGCAAAGATGCAATCGGTTTGCTGGACGACATCACCAAAGCACTGAAGGCCGGGGATATTCCTGGTGTCGGACGTGCCACACATCGCAATTTCCATGAACCACTGCAGGCCATCATCCCCTGGTGCAGCAACGCCTACACCGAACGACTCGTTCAGGAGTGTCAGGCAAAGTACGGCTCGAATTTTCATGGATTCTGGATGCTGGGAGGCATGGCCGGCGGCGGGATGGGATTCATCTTTGACCCGGCCGTGCGCAGCGAAGCCCAGGACTGGCTGCAGGTGAAGATGGTTGAGGTGAAACGAAGCATGGAAGCCAGCGTTCCATTTGCGATGGACCCGGTCGTCTACGATTTTGCAATCAACGATCATGGAACCTTTGCCGAACTCCGACACGATGGTGATGTTCCGATCGGCTATCACGCGCTGATGGTTCCCGCCTGGCTGCGGAAAGGGATCAGCGAGCTTTCACCGATGGTTCGATCAGAACTCGAACGCGTTGGAAATGCCTGTCGCGACGCGGGCAGTTCCGGACAGCATTCAGATCTGGCCGTGCGTCTGATAAATCGCATACTGCCCACCACAGCCAGAGAAGCAGAACAATCCGGAAGGCTGGAGGATTTACTGCGTGACAACGGCTTCGATCCGGTGGCCCACGAACAACTGCGCGAAGACCTGAAGAGCGGACGACTGGGACTCTCGCAAAACCGTCTTCACAGCAACGTTCGAATTGAAGATGTGGCAGCCACCGACATCATGGATGCCCGTCGAACCATTGCACCGGACATCGTCGAACTCGGAAGAAACGCACTTTCGAATGGCGAAGTCGGCGTGATTACGCTCGCCGCCGGTGTTGGCAGCCGATGGACACAAGGCGCGGGAGTGGTCAAGGCGCTGAATCCGTTCTGCCGGATGGCTGGCAGGTACCGATCGTTTCTGGACATTCACTTTGCTAAAACTCGCAAAGTAGCCCGAGAATTCGGCAGGCAGCCCGTCCACATTGTGACCACCGGCTATTTGACGGATGCTCCTATTCGACATGAAGTCGAAAAGCGGTATGCCGGTCAAAACGTAAAGGTTTCCCGAGGAGCTTCGGTTGGACTCCGCATGATCCCAACCGTTCGCGATCTGCAGTTCGCATGGGAAGAAGTCGCTCAGCAAGTCTTGGATCAACAAAAGGAAAAAGTCAAAATCAGTCTGCGAGCGGCCTTGATCAACTGGGCACGCACTGCAGGCGAAGCAGCAGACTACACAGACAATCTGCCCTGGCAATGCATGCACCCGGTGGGCCACTGGTACGAAATTCCCAACCTGCTGCGCAATGGTACGCTGAAAGATGTTCTTGCCGAACAACCACAGCTGAAGTATCTGTTGTTGCACAACATCGACACACTGGGAGCATCTCTGGATGCCGGTTGCCTGGGCCTGCACATTCAATCCAATGCCGACCTGTCGTTCGAAGTTATTAGTCGGCGGCTGGAAGATCGCGGCGGCGGACTGGCGAAAGTCGATGGTCGAGTCCGTCTGGTTGAGGGCCTTGCGATGCCACGTGAGGACGAAGAATTCAAATTGTCATGGTACAACTCCATGTCGACCTGGATTGACATCGATCGACTGTTGACCGCATTTGGTCTGACACGTTCGTGCCTGAATGACAGCAAGCGGATTGATGAAGCCATCCGGGAACTCGGCCGCCGCATGCCAACCTACATCACACTGAAAGATGTGAAGAAACGCTGGGGACATGGTCAGGAAGATATCTTCCCCGTATCACAGTTTGAAAAACTCTGGGGAGACATGACCGCGCTGAGCGACGTGAACAGTCGCTTTATCGCTGTCCCCACAGTAAGAGGCCAGCAACTGAAAGATCCCGCTCAGCTGGATGGCTGGCTTCGTGACGGCTCTGCCGCTCAGGTCGAAACCCTGTGCCAGTGGTAG
- a CDS encoding efflux RND transporter permease subunit: MKSAFDRLMVWTVDHRAITAAAVLVISGIAIVGYINPRLVRDLFVSSPDVAETVSTDNATAAAEPRPLPKVDPVSLSDSDAVIVVQSSQFFTPEGAKAMRHVVESLEELDYVRSILWMDRVPILNIFGLNEPLFPRSEASVERFAAAQKKAMQHPLVGGQLLSADGTTMLLLVTFDWDFVRSDEQCTIELRQAAERAAADFPEVKAKFQVTGRTPAFIAAMQSHHDNQLKYQIIGYGVIGLMAVILFRGFRAVLIVSLAPIAGVFWTLGFIRYFDLQDNPFNDVILPVLVSLVGLTDGVHLMVQIRKLRASGLSERQAARTALHQVGMACMLTSLTTAIGLGSLVLAHHSWVQDFGICSVVGVLLGFIAVVTIIPLVCSTWIGRNIHVGHDKSLIDKNLTRIGELVEWVLKHPRPVSLAGIAATVLLIAVSLTLRPDERRANSLPERSEAYQALSHMDNVLGGLEFAQVDVTWNEQIQQDDPEILRVLIEVDDLLHSEPMIGFPLSIRNLVDALPGEGPPEDRMSMIDLLPPPLKRAFFIPETQYAKVTFRVQDVGIAKFGPVFSRIEDGLKNIAALHPNFTIKLEGNAIWRWKNLYQIVVDLAASLGTASIIILFVLALAYRSLRIGLISIVPNMFPLAVAGTWLVLAGYNLEMVSVCAFTVCLGIAVDDTIHFLTRFEEERRLAPDLDTAIRKAFTGVGVALVMTTTVLVAGFSTVAFSDSRDHHIFATMGGLTIAAALFGDLIILPAMLSCFAPRKAVDQTPTEQN, encoded by the coding sequence ATGAAATCTGCTTTCGACCGACTGATGGTCTGGACCGTGGACCATCGCGCGATTACCGCTGCAGCAGTGCTGGTCATCTCTGGTATCGCAATCGTTGGCTACATCAACCCTCGACTGGTGCGTGACTTATTCGTCAGTTCCCCGGACGTTGCAGAGACAGTTTCCACTGACAATGCAACCGCTGCAGCTGAACCGCGCCCATTACCCAAAGTTGACCCGGTCAGCCTGTCGGATTCTGACGCCGTGATTGTGGTGCAGTCATCGCAGTTCTTCACGCCGGAGGGTGCGAAGGCAATGCGGCACGTGGTCGAATCGCTGGAGGAACTGGACTACGTTCGATCCATTCTCTGGATGGATCGTGTTCCGATTCTGAACATCTTCGGACTGAATGAACCCCTGTTTCCCCGCTCTGAAGCATCAGTCGAACGATTTGCCGCCGCGCAGAAGAAGGCGATGCAGCATCCGCTTGTCGGTGGGCAGCTTCTTTCCGCCGATGGCACAACCATGCTGCTGTTGGTGACCTTCGACTGGGATTTCGTACGCAGCGATGAGCAGTGCACGATCGAGCTGCGACAAGCGGCGGAAAGGGCGGCGGCTGATTTTCCTGAGGTGAAAGCAAAGTTTCAGGTCACGGGACGAACCCCGGCATTCATCGCAGCCATGCAGTCCCACCATGACAATCAGCTGAAGTATCAGATTATTGGCTACGGCGTGATTGGCCTGATGGCTGTCATCCTGTTCCGCGGTTTTCGGGCCGTGTTGATCGTATCGCTCGCGCCCATCGCAGGTGTGTTCTGGACACTGGGCTTTATTCGATACTTCGATTTGCAGGACAATCCCTTCAACGATGTCATACTCCCGGTGCTTGTCAGTCTGGTAGGCCTGACCGATGGTGTGCACCTGATGGTTCAGATTCGCAAGCTGCGAGCCTCCGGACTCAGCGAACGGCAGGCCGCTCGCACCGCACTGCATCAGGTGGGCATGGCCTGTATGCTCACATCGCTCACCACAGCGATTGGACTGGGATCTCTGGTGCTGGCGCACCATTCATGGGTGCAGGATTTCGGAATCTGCAGTGTGGTTGGTGTGCTTCTGGGATTCATCGCGGTGGTCACCATCATCCCGCTGGTTTGCTCCACGTGGATTGGTCGCAACATTCACGTTGGGCACGACAAAAGCCTGATCGACAAGAACCTCACCCGAATTGGCGAACTTGTGGAATGGGTTCTGAAACACCCTCGCCCGGTCAGTCTGGCTGGAATCGCCGCAACGGTGCTGCTGATCGCTGTCTCCCTGACGCTGCGGCCGGATGAACGCCGTGCAAATTCTCTGCCTGAACGAAGTGAAGCCTACCAGGCTCTCAGCCATATGGACAACGTGCTGGGAGGGCTTGAGTTCGCTCAGGTGGATGTAACCTGGAACGAACAGATCCAGCAGGATGATCCCGAGATTCTGCGCGTGCTGATCGAAGTAGATGACCTGCTGCATTCCGAACCCATGATTGGGTTCCCACTTTCAATTCGCAATCTCGTGGATGCGCTTCCAGGCGAAGGACCGCCGGAAGATCGCATGTCAATGATCGATTTGCTTCCGCCACCGTTGAAACGTGCCTTCTTCATCCCCGAAACACAGTACGCAAAAGTCACGTTCCGGGTGCAGGACGTGGGCATTGCCAAGTTTGGCCCTGTCTTCTCCAGGATCGAAGACGGCTTGAAGAATATCGCAGCGCTGCATCCGAATTTCACCATTAAACTGGAAGGCAACGCCATCTGGCGATGGAAAAATCTGTACCAGATTGTGGTGGATCTGGCCGCCAGCCTGGGCACAGCATCCATCATCATTCTGTTCGTACTCGCGCTGGCCTACCGATCACTTCGCATCGGTCTGATTTCCATCGTGCCAAATATGTTTCCGCTGGCTGTTGCGGGAACATGGCTTGTCCTTGCCGGCTACAACCTGGAAATGGTCAGCGTCTGTGCATTCACAGTCTGCCTTGGCATCGCCGTTGACGACACAATCCACTTCCTGACGCGTTTCGAAGAAGAACGTCGGCTCGCGCCCGACCTGGACACTGCCATTCGCAAAGCATTCACCGGTGTCGGAGTCGCACTGGTGATGACAACGACGGTACTCGTCGCCGGATTTTCAACCGTAGCCTTCAGCGATTCACGCGATCATCACATCTTTGCAACGATGGGTGGACTGACAATCGCCGCCGCGCTGTTCGGCGATCTGATCATCCTGCCTGCCATGCTGTCCTGCTTCGCGCCGAGGAAAGCCGTCGACCAGACTCCGACTGAACAGAATTGA